Proteins encoded together in one Candidatus Hydrogenedentota bacterium window:
- a CDS encoding ABC transporter ATP-binding protein, with translation MSAVRCEAITKLYPEGGGIRGFSVEIEQGEFFALLGPSGCGKTTTLRVIAGLETPDSGALYFGDRDVTALPPEKRNAAMVFQSYALFPHMTVFENVAFGLRARKMPKAEIGPRVAESLGLVQLEGVEKRPVTDLSGGQQQRVALARALAVRPDILLLDEPLSNLDAELRYATRAQLAELQKRLGLTAVYVTHDQEEAIELAHRIAVIKDGTCHQIGTPHEILHDPQTPFVATFLDRQRKAMRGG, from the coding sequence ATGAGCGCCGTCCGCTGCGAGGCGATAACGAAGCTGTACCCGGAAGGCGGCGGTATTCGCGGCTTTTCCGTCGAGATCGAACAGGGCGAATTCTTCGCGCTGCTCGGCCCGAGCGGTTGCGGCAAGACCACGACGTTGCGCGTCATCGCGGGACTCGAAACGCCGGACAGCGGCGCATTGTACTTCGGCGATCGCGACGTAACGGCGTTGCCGCCGGAAAAGCGCAACGCCGCGATGGTTTTTCAAAGCTACGCGCTCTTTCCACACATGACGGTGTTCGAGAACGTTGCGTTCGGTTTGCGCGCGCGAAAAATGCCGAAGGCGGAAATCGGGCCGCGCGTGGCGGAATCGCTCGGGCTGGTGCAACTTGAAGGCGTCGAGAAGCGCCCCGTCACCGATCTCAGCGGGGGCCAGCAACAACGTGTCGCGCTTGCGCGCGCACTCGCGGTGCGGCCCGACATCCTGCTGCTCGACGAACCGCTGAGCAACCTCGACGCGGAATTGCGTTACGCCACGCGGGCCCAACTTGCGGAATTGCAGAAGCGCCTCGGCCTCACGGCGGTCTACGTCACGCACGATCAGGAAGAGGCCATCGAGCTTGCGCATCGCATCGCGGTGATCAAGGACGGGACCTGCCACCAAATCGGCACGCCGCACGAGATACTCCACGATCCGCAGACGCCGTTTGTCGCCACGTTTCTGGATCGACAGCGCAAAGCGATGCGGGGCGGGTAG
- a CDS encoding extracellular solute-binding protein, producing MTRLAALVEFGALRALFQFKIQNSKSKILRAIAGIAAIAIAGCSSPKESVVVYSPHGPDVLKDYETRFEAAHPDVDVQWVDAGSQDVYNRVKAERNRPQCDVWWGAPSTQFMLAADEGLLEAYTPTWAEQVAEPYKDAEHRWYGTFRSPLGILYNNRKYKREDVPQTWDDLLKPEWKGKITFRKPLASGTMRTFIGAMVLRAASEDEGIAWLKKLHESREAYMENPQLLYDHVKKQEDLISVWLMPDIALQRERNGYPFDCVVPPQTPVLTEGIAIVKGAPHIEWAKKFYEFVTTPESLAHQAHAYAKVPARTDIDPKTLPDWIAALDIDPMNIDWKDFAANEKRWCDRWDAEVYSAQ from the coding sequence ATGACGCGCCTCGCGGCATTGGTTGAATTCGGCGCTCTCCGCGCCTTGTTCCAATTCAAAATCCAAAATTCAAAATCCAAAATTCTCCGCGCGATTGCCGGGATCGCCGCAATCGCAATTGCCGGCTGCTCTTCTCCAAAAGAATCCGTCGTCGTTTACAGTCCCCACGGACCCGATGTGCTGAAGGATTACGAAACAAGATTTGAGGCGGCACATCCGGATGTCGACGTGCAATGGGTTGACGCGGGTTCGCAGGACGTATACAACCGCGTGAAGGCGGAGCGGAACCGGCCGCAGTGCGACGTGTGGTGGGGCGCGCCGTCAACGCAGTTCATGCTGGCCGCGGACGAAGGGCTGTTGGAAGCGTACACGCCCACGTGGGCGGAGCAGGTTGCGGAACCGTATAAGGACGCCGAGCACCGCTGGTACGGTACGTTTCGTTCGCCGCTCGGCATTCTCTACAACAATCGAAAGTATAAGAGGGAAGACGTGCCGCAAACGTGGGACGACCTGCTGAAACCGGAGTGGAAGGGAAAAATCACGTTTCGCAAACCGCTCGCTTCCGGCACGATGCGCACGTTCATCGGCGCGATGGTCCTGCGCGCGGCATCCGAGGACGAGGGTATCGCGTGGCTGAAGAAGCTCCACGAATCGCGCGAGGCGTACATGGAGAATCCGCAGTTGCTCTACGATCACGTCAAGAAGCAGGAAGACCTGATCAGCGTGTGGCTGATGCCGGACATCGCGTTGCAGCGCGAGCGAAACGGGTACCCGTTCGACTGCGTCGTGCCGCCGCAAACGCCGGTGCTGACCGAGGGGATCGCCATCGTGAAGGGCGCGCCGCACATCGAGTGGGCGAAGAAGTTTTACGAATTCGTCACCACGCCGGAATCCCTTGCGCACCAGGCGCACGCCTACGCGAAAGTCCCCGCGCGCACCGACATTGATCCGAAAACCTTGCCGGACTGGATCGCGGCGCTGGACATCGATCCCATGAACATCGACTGGAAGGATTTCGCGGCAAACGAGAAGCGATGGTGCGACCGTTGGGACGCGGAGGTCTACAGCGCGCAATGA
- a CDS encoding pyridoxal-phosphate dependent enzyme: MAVTTPTSFGFVCYGCGERAPGAMRATTCAACGEPMAIEVEARPYPAVFHRAPASMWTYFDLLPIEHADDVVSLNEGATPLIDAPRLCAAHGLGRVLLKDETGNPTGSFKDRQVSVGISHARALGFDTVAVVSSGNVACATAAYAARAGMKAVLFMHGMAAQGKIAQAAAYGATVIKVQSPSASAVFNLCVDACREFGWYHLSTSGMHEPFNVEGAKTIAYELYQQTGGRFPDWIVAPVGGGGLLGGVWRGLLDLKRLRLIDALPKLAGVQASGCAPLKKAIVNGTPFLDTLRDPWPNPRTIAGGIADDILFDGHTVLPAIRTTNGAALAVDDDEIIAAEIALAQSEGVLCDPCSACSIAALAHLPGANEHTSVCCIVTGTGIKDLAALDGKVPPAIPIDASLDSVRNVINGIPR, translated from the coding sequence GCGGCCCTATCCCGCGGTGTTCCATCGCGCGCCCGCGTCGATGTGGACGTATTTCGATCTGCTCCCGATCGAACACGCGGACGATGTCGTGTCGCTGAACGAAGGCGCCACGCCTTTGATCGACGCGCCGCGATTGTGCGCTGCACACGGTCTCGGCCGCGTGCTCCTCAAAGACGAAACGGGCAATCCGACCGGGTCGTTCAAAGATCGTCAAGTCTCCGTCGGCATCAGCCATGCGCGCGCGCTTGGTTTCGATACGGTTGCCGTCGTGTCGTCCGGAAACGTGGCGTGCGCAACCGCCGCGTACGCCGCGCGCGCGGGAATGAAGGCGGTGCTATTTATGCACGGCATGGCCGCGCAGGGGAAGATTGCGCAGGCGGCCGCGTACGGTGCGACGGTCATCAAGGTCCAGTCGCCGTCCGCAAGCGCCGTGTTCAATTTGTGCGTCGACGCGTGCCGCGAGTTCGGCTGGTACCACCTCTCGACCTCGGGAATGCACGAACCGTTCAACGTCGAAGGCGCGAAGACCATTGCGTATGAACTTTATCAACAGACCGGCGGCAGATTTCCGGACTGGATCGTGGCGCCGGTTGGCGGCGGCGGCCTGCTCGGCGGCGTCTGGCGCGGATTGCTTGACCTCAAACGGCTCAGGCTGATTGATGCGCTGCCAAAACTTGCGGGGGTGCAGGCGTCGGGATGCGCGCCACTGAAGAAAGCGATCGTCAACGGTACGCCGTTTCTCGATACGCTGCGCGATCCGTGGCCGAATCCCAGGACGATCGCGGGTGGCATCGCCGACGATATCCTGTTCGACGGCCACACGGTACTCCCGGCAATCCGAACGACGAATGGCGCAGCCCTTGCGGTCGACGACGACGAAATCATTGCCGCTGAAATCGCGCTGGCGCAGTCGGAGGGGGTCCTCTGCGATCCGTGCAGCGCGTGTTCGATAGCCGCGTTGGCCCACCTGCCGGGCGCCAACGAGCATACTTCCGTTTGCTGCATTGTCACCGGCACCGGCATCAAAGACCTCGCCGCGCTCGATGGCAAGGTCCCGCCCGCAATACCAATCGACGCGTCGCTCGATTCGGTCCGCAACGTCATAAACGGAATTCCGCGATGA